One Lasioglossum baleicum chromosome 6, iyLasBale1, whole genome shotgun sequence genomic window carries:
- the Abcb7 gene encoding ATP binding cassette subfamily B member 7 isoform X2, with product MLSIVSCRRLHRLGHNERKFWIRSYTTCLFKSRRQKICSEGGFLCVSTFNPIFSPVGVRCCNGNVIDRAQKKKSIMQSKTIVPPVKFPLVISGFTGGKSDREPVTASNMVKAMLRYIWPEDDPDIRNRVKVALGLLAGAKILNVAVPFIFKYGIDTLNAQSIAAGGSGVLSVGTAPETVATVATSLLIGYGIARAGAAGFSELRNAVFAKVAQHSIRKIAKNVFMHLHNLDMAFHLSRQTGALSKTIDRGSRGINFVLNAMVFNIVPTVFELGLVSTILYFKCGGEYAAVAVGCVGVYALFTLAVTQWRTKFRIFMNQAENEASNKAIDSLINYETVKYFNNEKFETERYDTSLKKYEAASLKTSTSLAMLNFGQNAIFSGALSLIMVLTAENIVNGTMTVGDLVMVNALLFQLSVPLGFLGSVYREVRQALIDMQTMFTLMTMDTAIKSKENAMRFNITAKNSDIEFKNVNFQYCEGKPIFNDINFIIPSGKKIAIVGGSGCGKTTIVRLLYRFFEPQHGGVYINGHNIQDLDLETLRQSIAIVPQDTVLFHESIYYNLRYGNLNKSKEEVFEAAKMANLHDNILKWPKGYDTPVGERGLKLSGGEKQRVAIARAILKNSPILIFDEATSSLDSITEHNILEALRRATIGRTSIVIAHRLSTVMDSDEIFVLDNGKLIERGSHESLLNVPNSFYNKLWKTQHIGMLKSDQGTDNCKKAQGA from the exons ATGTTAAGCATTGTTTCATGCCGTCGCCTACACCGTCTTGGACATAACGAAAGGAAATTTTGGATCAGGTCATATACAACATGCTTATTTAAATCACGAAGACAAAAAATTTGTTCTGAGGGAGGTTTCCTTTGCGTTTCGACATTTAACCCAATATTTTCGCCAGTTGGAGTTAGG TGTTGCAATGGGAACGTTATCGATCGTGCTCAGAAGAAAAAGAGTATAATGCAGTCGAAAACTATTGTACCTCCAGTCAAGTTCCCGCTAGTAATTTCTGGATTTACTGGAGGAAAGTCAG ATAGGGAACCAGTTACAGCATCGAATATGGTCAAAGCTATGCTTAGATATATTTGGCCGGAA GATGATCCAGATATTAGAAACAGGGTGAAAGTAGCTCTTGGTTTACTTGCTGGTGCGAAGATTTTAAACGTTGCTGTgccatttatttttaaatatggaATAGACACGCTCAATGCTCAAAGCATAGCAGCAGGCGGCAGTGGTGTTCTGAGTGTAGGAACTGCACCGGAAACAGTGGCAACAGTAGCAACATCATTACTCATAGGAT ATGGTATAGCTCGCGCAGGTGCTGCTGGTTTTAGTGAATTACGGAACGCAGTGTTCGCAAAAGTTGCGCAGCATTCTATACggaaaatagccaaaaatgtatttatgcACTTACATAATTTAGACATGGCTTTTCATCTGTCCAGGCAAACTGGAGCGTTATCGAAG ACAATAGACAGGGGAAGCCGTGGaatcaattttgttttaaacgCTATGGTATTTAATATTGTACCCACCGTTTTCGAATTAGGGCTGGTTAGTACGATACTCTATTTCAAATGTGGCGGAGAATATGCAGCTGTTGCAGTAGGCTGCGTTGGCGTCTACGCTCTATTTACATTGGCCGTTACACAATGGCGAACAAAGTTCCGAATTTTTATGAACCAAGCAGAGAACGAAGCAAGCAACAAAGCCATAGATTCGCTTATCAATTACGAAACAGTAAAG TATTTCAACAACGAAAAATTTGAAACCGAACGATATGATACATCGTTGAAGAAGTACGAAGCTGCATCCCTTAAAACGAGTACTAGTCTAGCTATGTTAAACTTTGGACAAAACGCTATATTTAGCGGTGCCTTAAGTTTAATCATGGTGTTAACAGCTGAGAATATTGTAAATG GTACTATGACTGTTGGCGATTTGGTAATGGTCAACGCACTTTTATTCCAATTATCGGTACCATTAGGATTTTTGGGCTCGGTGTATCGTGAAGTTAGACAAGCTCTTATCGACATGCAAACGATGTTTACCTTGATGACAATGGACACAGCCATTAAG TCCAAGGAGAATGCCATGCGGTTCAATATAACCGCAAAAAACTCGGACATCGAGTTTAAGAATGTTAATTTTCAATACTGCGAAGGCAAGCCTATTTTTAATGATATCAACTTTATCATTCCAAGTGGAAAGAAAATCGCCATTGTTGGAGGATCTGGTTGCGg taAAACAACAATAGTAAGATTATTATATCGATTCTTTGAACCACAACACGGGGGTGTCTATATCAATGGACACAACATTCAAGATTTAGATTTAGAGACTTTAAGACAATCGATAGCGATAGTACCGCag gACACAGTCCTTTTCCATGAAAGTATCTATTATAATCTTCGCTATGGGAATTTGAATAAATCGAAAGAAGAAGTTTTCGAGGCTGCCAAAATGGCAAATCTACATGACAACATCCTTAAGTGGCCGAAAGGATACGATACGCCTGTTGGAGAGCGCGGGTTAAAACTAAGTGGGGGCGAGAAACAGCGAGTAGCAATAGCTAgagcaattttaaaaaatagtccaatattaatcTTCGATGAAGCCACGTCGTCGCTAGATTCTATTACGGAACAT AATATTCTTGAAGCATTACGTCGAGCAACAATAGGACGAACATCCATCGTTATAGCGCACCGTTTGTCTACCGTGATGGATTCAGATGAAATTTTTGTGTTAGACAATGGTAAATTGATAGAGAGAGGATCACACGAGTCACTATTAAATGTACCAAACTCTTTCTATAATAAATTGTGGAAAACTCAACATATAGGAATGCTCAAGTCCGATCAAGGAACAGATAATTGTAAAAAAGCTCAAGGAGCTTGA
- the Abcb7 gene encoding ATP binding cassette subfamily B member 7 isoform X1 — protein MLSIVSCRRLHRLGHNERKFWIRSYTTCLFKSRRQKICSEGGFLCVSTFNPIFSPVGVRCCNGNVIDRAQKKKSIMQSKTIVPPVKFPLVISGFTGGKSGQPKRDCFHPGVSSLNRDAIDFKDREPVTASNMVKAMLRYIWPEDDPDIRNRVKVALGLLAGAKILNVAVPFIFKYGIDTLNAQSIAAGGSGVLSVGTAPETVATVATSLLIGYGIARAGAAGFSELRNAVFAKVAQHSIRKIAKNVFMHLHNLDMAFHLSRQTGALSKTIDRGSRGINFVLNAMVFNIVPTVFELGLVSTILYFKCGGEYAAVAVGCVGVYALFTLAVTQWRTKFRIFMNQAENEASNKAIDSLINYETVKYFNNEKFETERYDTSLKKYEAASLKTSTSLAMLNFGQNAIFSGALSLIMVLTAENIVNGTMTVGDLVMVNALLFQLSVPLGFLGSVYREVRQALIDMQTMFTLMTMDTAIKSKENAMRFNITAKNSDIEFKNVNFQYCEGKPIFNDINFIIPSGKKIAIVGGSGCGKTTIVRLLYRFFEPQHGGVYINGHNIQDLDLETLRQSIAIVPQDTVLFHESIYYNLRYGNLNKSKEEVFEAAKMANLHDNILKWPKGYDTPVGERGLKLSGGEKQRVAIARAILKNSPILIFDEATSSLDSITEHNILEALRRATIGRTSIVIAHRLSTVMDSDEIFVLDNGKLIERGSHESLLNVPNSFYNKLWKTQHIGMLKSDQGTDNCKKAQGA, from the exons ATGTTAAGCATTGTTTCATGCCGTCGCCTACACCGTCTTGGACATAACGAAAGGAAATTTTGGATCAGGTCATATACAACATGCTTATTTAAATCACGAAGACAAAAAATTTGTTCTGAGGGAGGTTTCCTTTGCGTTTCGACATTTAACCCAATATTTTCGCCAGTTGGAGTTAGG TGTTGCAATGGGAACGTTATCGATCGTGCTCAGAAGAAAAAGAGTATAATGCAGTCGAAAACTATTGTACCTCCAGTCAAGTTCCCGCTAGTAATTTCTGGATTTACTGGAGGAAAGTCAGGTCAGCCAAAAAGAGATTGTTTTCATCCAGGTGTATCCAGTTTAAAtcgtgatgctattgattttAAAGATAGGGAACCAGTTACAGCATCGAATATGGTCAAAGCTATGCTTAGATATATTTGGCCGGAA GATGATCCAGATATTAGAAACAGGGTGAAAGTAGCTCTTGGTTTACTTGCTGGTGCGAAGATTTTAAACGTTGCTGTgccatttatttttaaatatggaATAGACACGCTCAATGCTCAAAGCATAGCAGCAGGCGGCAGTGGTGTTCTGAGTGTAGGAACTGCACCGGAAACAGTGGCAACAGTAGCAACATCATTACTCATAGGAT ATGGTATAGCTCGCGCAGGTGCTGCTGGTTTTAGTGAATTACGGAACGCAGTGTTCGCAAAAGTTGCGCAGCATTCTATACggaaaatagccaaaaatgtatttatgcACTTACATAATTTAGACATGGCTTTTCATCTGTCCAGGCAAACTGGAGCGTTATCGAAG ACAATAGACAGGGGAAGCCGTGGaatcaattttgttttaaacgCTATGGTATTTAATATTGTACCCACCGTTTTCGAATTAGGGCTGGTTAGTACGATACTCTATTTCAAATGTGGCGGAGAATATGCAGCTGTTGCAGTAGGCTGCGTTGGCGTCTACGCTCTATTTACATTGGCCGTTACACAATGGCGAACAAAGTTCCGAATTTTTATGAACCAAGCAGAGAACGAAGCAAGCAACAAAGCCATAGATTCGCTTATCAATTACGAAACAGTAAAG TATTTCAACAACGAAAAATTTGAAACCGAACGATATGATACATCGTTGAAGAAGTACGAAGCTGCATCCCTTAAAACGAGTACTAGTCTAGCTATGTTAAACTTTGGACAAAACGCTATATTTAGCGGTGCCTTAAGTTTAATCATGGTGTTAACAGCTGAGAATATTGTAAATG GTACTATGACTGTTGGCGATTTGGTAATGGTCAACGCACTTTTATTCCAATTATCGGTACCATTAGGATTTTTGGGCTCGGTGTATCGTGAAGTTAGACAAGCTCTTATCGACATGCAAACGATGTTTACCTTGATGACAATGGACACAGCCATTAAG TCCAAGGAGAATGCCATGCGGTTCAATATAACCGCAAAAAACTCGGACATCGAGTTTAAGAATGTTAATTTTCAATACTGCGAAGGCAAGCCTATTTTTAATGATATCAACTTTATCATTCCAAGTGGAAAGAAAATCGCCATTGTTGGAGGATCTGGTTGCGg taAAACAACAATAGTAAGATTATTATATCGATTCTTTGAACCACAACACGGGGGTGTCTATATCAATGGACACAACATTCAAGATTTAGATTTAGAGACTTTAAGACAATCGATAGCGATAGTACCGCag gACACAGTCCTTTTCCATGAAAGTATCTATTATAATCTTCGCTATGGGAATTTGAATAAATCGAAAGAAGAAGTTTTCGAGGCTGCCAAAATGGCAAATCTACATGACAACATCCTTAAGTGGCCGAAAGGATACGATACGCCTGTTGGAGAGCGCGGGTTAAAACTAAGTGGGGGCGAGAAACAGCGAGTAGCAATAGCTAgagcaattttaaaaaatagtccaatattaatcTTCGATGAAGCCACGTCGTCGCTAGATTCTATTACGGAACAT AATATTCTTGAAGCATTACGTCGAGCAACAATAGGACGAACATCCATCGTTATAGCGCACCGTTTGTCTACCGTGATGGATTCAGATGAAATTTTTGTGTTAGACAATGGTAAATTGATAGAGAGAGGATCACACGAGTCACTATTAAATGTACCAAACTCTTTCTATAATAAATTGTGGAAAACTCAACATATAGGAATGCTCAAGTCCGATCAAGGAACAGATAATTGTAAAAAAGCTCAAGGAGCTTGA